The following are from one region of the Pygocentrus nattereri isolate fPygNat1 chromosome 20, fPygNat1.pri, whole genome shotgun sequence genome:
- the LOC108434295 gene encoding class I histocompatibility antigen, F10 alpha chain-like, producing MLHVQNDRRCWVMDDQHDVQKWLLLLLLSAQAASHSLQYIITETTPGTDLPEYTVVGLVDGEQFVYYDSNIRKMIPKTEWMQKNMAEKYWTSETHKQDQVQVIFRANLAILMKRFNQTDGVHTLQRRSGCELCGNGTVTGYFQFGYDGEDWMSLDMSTLTWTAAHQKALSTKLKWEAAGDPNNRKHYLDYDCVDYLRKYVEYGRSTLERKVPPEGCLFQKDSSSPVVCHATGFFPKAVNISWQKNGGDLHEDVELRETLPNQDGTFQKRSVLTVSPEELDRHNYTCIIQHSSLEEQVVLQVSERRVLSDKGSSIVVIIFSTVVAGLLLIIVCVGLFIWKRKKSASEEASPSISS from the exons ATGTTACATGTACAAAATGACCGTCGTTGCTGGGTAATGGATGATCAACACGATGTGCAGAAGTGGCTCCTTCTACTGCTGCTCAGCGCACAGGCGG CGTCCCACTCCCTCCAATACATCATCACTGAAACCACTCCAGGAACAGATCTCCCAGAGTACACTGTGGTTGGTCTGGTggatggagagcagtttgtatACTATGACAGCAACATCAGGAAGATGATTCCAAAGACGGAGTGGATGCAGAAGAATATGGCTGAAAAGTACTGGACCAGTGAGACACACAAGCAGGATCAAGTTCAAGTGATCTTCAGGGCTAATCTGGCTATTTTAATGAAGAGGTTTAATCAGACAGACG GGGTTCACACGTTACAGAGGAGGTCTGGCTGTGAGCTGTGTGGAAACGGCACCGTTACTGGATACTTTCAGTTTGGTTACGATGGAGAAGACTGGATGAGTCTGGATATGAGCACATTAACCTGGACTGCAGCACATCAGAAAGCTCTTAGTACCAAACTCAAGTGGGAGGCTGCTGGAGATCCAAATAACAGGAAGCACTATCTGGACTACGACTGCGTCGACTATTTACGGAAGTATGTGGAGTACGGCAGATCCACTCTGGAGAGGAAAG ttCCTCCTGAGGGGTGTCTGTTCCAGAAGGACTCTTCTTCTCCAGTGGTGTGTCATGCTACAGGTTTCTTCCCCAAAGCAGTGAACATCTCCTGGCAGAAGAATGGAGGGGATCTGCATGAGGACGTGGAGCTCAGAGAGACGCTACCCAACCAGGATGGAACCTTCCAGAAGAGGAGCGTTCTGACCGTCTCACCTGAGGAGCTGGACAGACACAACTACACCTGCATCATTCAGCACAGCAGCCTGGAGGAGCAGGTGGTGCTGCAGGTGTCTGAACGCAGAGTCCTGTCAG ATAAAGGATCAAGTATCGTCGTCATCATCTTTAGCACAGTGGTGGCTGGTCTTCTTCTCATCATTGTCTGTGTTGGACTTTTCATCTGGAAGCGGAAGAAGTCTG CTTCTGAGGAAGCCTCACCATCCATCAGCTCCTAA